A stretch of DNA from Bacillota bacterium:
ACAGGAGATTATGTAAAAAAATGGGAAAAGTCTTTTATTACGAATAATAACGCCAAGAACGTGGAAGTAGAAAAATATAAGTAAGAAAAAAGTATTGTTATTTTGTTACTAAAAATGGATATAATAAATATTATGAAGGAGGTATTCATAATGAAAAAAAAGCTTATTATTGAAGGAATGTCATGCCGACACTGTGCAAATCATGTGACCGAAGCATTAGAAGAAATACCTGGAGTAGAGTCGGTAACGGTAGATCTGGAGGATATGTCGGCTGAAGTTGAATTAAGCCGTGATATTAGTGAAGAAGAATTCAGGTTTGCCATAGATGATGCAGGATATGAGCTTATAGATC
This window harbors:
- a CDS encoding heavy-metal-associated domain-containing protein, whose product is MKKKLIIEGMSCRHCANHVTEALEEIPGVESVTVDLEDMSAEVELSRDISEEEFRFAIDDAGYELIDLI